The Sporocytophaga myxococcoides DSM 11118 genome window below encodes:
- a CDS encoding restriction endonuclease PLD domain-containing protein, translating to MIIKKLLAPLVNNKILKEAEHCYIASGSISEPAFDLLMSNLPRHCNVDIVTGFDLPTHPNVLWKILKQYPGRVTFRIFTKNVFHSNLYIFDLPFRKRVAFVGSGSLTLGGLKDHEELSYKIDVERSVEDLKAWFRSYFDFGVDLSDKIIREYEMLYPSIVARDNATKEDMKQLTDVITGRFSLTGINFSKQYFKAEDYATLDNSKAALSSQLVHHERVMLQNKMLELHEQLKPYLNKLKLHENDDAEQIVSSLDPMFHYEHKVKAMWLAYGRSKKELDVYKAKLWDLINIQLLLKPQEFEICLSLGKPNTGTEDREYFRKEMNNEEYRKKFFDLLKSLGKDCWIEVAGEKKQSDSFEDEQALWSYTNADAIQYNFIIGRNYAANDAEISADNIVTSIQKEIDKLIHLYRLMKA from the coding sequence ATGATCATAAAGAAATTACTAGCTCCTTTAGTAAACAATAAAATCCTTAAAGAAGCAGAACATTGCTATATAGCCTCTGGATCTATTTCAGAGCCTGCTTTTGATCTTCTGATGAGCAATTTGCCACGTCACTGCAATGTTGATATTGTTACCGGGTTTGATTTGCCAACTCATCCTAATGTGCTATGGAAAATTCTCAAGCAATATCCTGGTCGGGTAACATTTAGAATATTTACAAAGAATGTCTTTCATTCCAATCTGTATATTTTTGATTTACCTTTCAGGAAAAGGGTAGCGTTTGTTGGCTCCGGAAGCCTTACCCTTGGAGGGCTAAAGGATCATGAAGAACTTTCTTATAAAATAGATGTAGAGAGAAGTGTAGAAGATTTAAAAGCCTGGTTCAGGTCCTATTTTGATTTTGGAGTAGATCTTTCTGATAAAATAATTAGAGAGTATGAAATGCTATATCCTTCAATAGTAGCTAGGGATAATGCTACGAAAGAAGATATGAAGCAATTGACGGACGTCATTACAGGACGCTTCAGCCTGACAGGTATTAATTTCTCCAAGCAATATTTTAAAGCAGAAGATTATGCTACACTTGATAACAGCAAAGCCGCGTTAAGCTCTCAATTGGTTCATCATGAAAGGGTGATGCTTCAGAATAAGATGCTGGAGCTTCATGAGCAATTGAAACCATATCTGAATAAACTTAAGCTACATGAAAATGATGATGCAGAGCAAATTGTAAGCAGCCTTGATCCAATGTTTCACTATGAACATAAAGTAAAGGCTATGTGGCTTGCTTATGGCAGAAGTAAAAAGGAATTGGATGTATATAAAGCAAAGCTATGGGATCTTATCAATATTCAATTATTGCTGAAGCCTCAGGAATTTGAGATTTGTTTATCGTTAGGAAAACCTAACACCGGAACCGAAGATCGTGAGTATTTCCGCAAAGAAATGAATAATGAAGAGTATAGGAAAAAATTCTTTGATCTGTTAAAGAGCTTAGGAAAAGATTGCTGGATAGAGGTTGCAGGAGAGAAGAAGCAGTCAGATTCATTTGAAGATGAACAAGCTTTATGGAGTTATACAAATGCTGATGCAATACAATATAATTTTATTATAGGCAGGAATTATGCTGCTAATGATGCGGAAATATCTGCTGATAATATCGTGACCAGCATTCAGAAGGAGATTGATAAGTTAATTCATCTATACAGGTTGATGAAAGCTTAG
- a CDS encoding WG repeat-containing protein: MKKLNLLFLLLTCGSTYAQTFITQIKTFETGKWGYMNSKGEMIIQPQYSRCDEFTEEGFAGIEENGFWFIDTKNQVLKTEVEIEFRDAPFFTDVHGFSEGLAQVIVKDAGRWGYIDTKGKLVIPAIYKFTTDFHGGFAIAQKAGNNYYVLDKTGKETHIPIERIEHFKSFSEGLAEFKTKDGFYGFIDPTGKIAIQPEYTEVSKFRGGLAAVRLKGGRNWGYINHKGELVIPAKYDVAKNFDPVSGIARTRTNNGWAYINQKGEETKISDTETFDDFRDGLCKGRKGEKFGFYDNTGKWVIEPKFDGARDFKNGYAAVKENGKWGMIDRAGNWVIKPLYAGIRDMELVK; the protein is encoded by the coding sequence ATGAAAAAACTGAATCTGTTGTTCTTGTTACTAACATGTGGGTCCACATATGCCCAGACATTCATCACCCAGATAAAGACATTTGAAACGGGCAAATGGGGGTACATGAACAGTAAAGGTGAAATGATTATTCAACCTCAATATAGCAGGTGCGACGAATTTACAGAAGAAGGCTTTGCCGGAATCGAAGAAAATGGATTCTGGTTTATCGACACCAAAAACCAGGTACTAAAAACAGAGGTTGAAATCGAATTCAGAGACGCGCCTTTTTTTACAGATGTTCACGGTTTTTCGGAGGGACTTGCTCAGGTGATTGTTAAAGATGCCGGCAGATGGGGATATATAGACACCAAAGGAAAACTTGTGATACCCGCCATCTATAAGTTTACCACAGACTTTCACGGTGGATTTGCCATTGCCCAAAAAGCAGGAAATAACTACTATGTGTTGGATAAGACTGGAAAGGAAACTCATATACCCATTGAGAGGATTGAGCATTTCAAATCCTTTTCCGAAGGACTTGCAGAGTTCAAGACTAAAGACGGATTCTACGGTTTCATTGATCCAACAGGAAAAATCGCTATCCAACCTGAATATACAGAAGTAAGTAAATTCCGCGGAGGCCTTGCTGCCGTGAGGTTAAAGGGTGGTAGAAATTGGGGCTATATTAATCATAAAGGAGAATTGGTGATTCCAGCAAAGTACGATGTCGCTAAGAATTTCGATCCCGTAAGTGGTATTGCACGCACCAGGACCAACAATGGATGGGCATATATCAATCAGAAAGGTGAAGAAACAAAGATCTCCGATACTGAAACCTTCGATGATTTTCGTGATGGTTTATGTAAAGGAAGAAAAGGCGAGAAATTCGGCTTTTATGACAACACAGGCAAGTGGGTGATCGAACCTAAATTCGATGGAGCAAGAGACTTTAAAAACGGCTATGCAGCTGTCAAAGAAAACGGTAAGTGGGGAATGATAGACAGAGCAGGCAATTGGGTTATAAAGCCTCTATATGCGGGAATAAGAGATATGGAATTGGTGAAGTAA
- a CDS encoding HelD family protein, whose translation MINATEQEEREYLEEIKEKLTLAIKHIDDTVKRYSEEMRQKKQYIHEQKSGMDEAEMVAADQSINRMAFTGGAAVERKRKLIKLGQSPYFGRIDFVGNDNERVPVYIGIYSFADMEKRINLIYDWRAPISSMFYDFELGEAFYATPSGTVHGKIVLKRQYKIRDGRMEFMIENEVNIHDDVLQKELAKSSDDKMKNIVATIQRDQNAVIRNDTSRIMVIQGVAGSGKTSIALHRIAFLLYRFRDSIAAKDILIISPNKVFADYISNVLPELGEEHIPEMVMEELATDLLEKKYKFQTFFEQVSSLLDAHDPAFIERIKFKSSFEFLSKLNQYLLHVENNYFKSTDLRIGQTVVPGHFILQKFKGYHRMPMLKRFELVVKDIQTFVREAKGQKLTGRDKARIWEAIPRMFKFNNVFDLYKDFYQWISRPDLFKTDQNMGLEYADVFPLIYFRLRLEGISTFDRVKHLLIDEMQDYTPVQYAVLSRLFPCRMTILGDISQTVNPYSASSAETIERVFPSADIVKLNRSYRSTWEITAFAQRIVPNPDIIPMERHGQEPVVSRFNSNEEELEAIKKMIAIFRNSGNQSLGIICKTKQQAEKAYDALKAEGVNLLTDESIAFKEGVNISSAHLAKGLEFDEVIVPFVTASNYKTEADKSMLYIACTRTMHKLTITYAGEVTGFLLE comes from the coding sequence ATGATTAACGCGACAGAGCAAGAAGAAAGAGAGTACCTTGAAGAGATTAAGGAAAAACTTACGCTGGCTATTAAGCACATAGATGATACTGTAAAGCGATACTCAGAAGAGATGAGGCAGAAAAAGCAGTATATCCATGAACAAAAATCGGGCATGGACGAAGCTGAAATGGTGGCTGCCGACCAATCAATTAATAGAATGGCCTTTACAGGAGGAGCAGCAGTTGAAAGAAAACGTAAACTGATCAAGCTTGGTCAATCTCCATATTTTGGACGAATAGATTTTGTTGGCAATGATAACGAAAGAGTACCTGTATACATAGGCATTTATTCCTTTGCAGACATGGAAAAGCGTATTAACCTTATCTATGACTGGCGTGCACCGATATCCTCCATGTTCTATGATTTTGAACTAGGTGAAGCATTCTATGCAACACCTTCGGGAACCGTTCATGGTAAGATTGTATTAAAGCGACAATATAAGATCAGAGATGGACGTATGGAGTTCATGATCGAAAACGAGGTGAATATACATGACGATGTTCTTCAGAAAGAGCTTGCCAAGTCCTCTGATGATAAGATGAAGAACATTGTGGCTACCATCCAGCGTGATCAGAATGCTGTTATCAGGAATGACACTTCCCGTATTATGGTTATCCAGGGAGTGGCAGGATCGGGAAAGACCTCTATTGCTTTGCATAGAATTGCATTCTTGCTATATCGCTTCCGGGATAGCATCGCTGCAAAAGATATATTGATCATTTCACCCAATAAAGTCTTTGCCGATTACATTTCAAACGTCTTGCCTGAGCTTGGTGAAGAGCATATTCCGGAGATGGTCATGGAAGAGCTCGCTACAGACTTACTTGAAAAGAAATATAAGTTCCAGACATTCTTCGAGCAGGTATCTAGTTTATTGGATGCCCACGATCCTGCTTTTATTGAGCGTATTAAGTTTAAATCATCGTTTGAATTTCTCAGCAAGCTGAATCAATACCTTCTCCATGTAGAGAATAATTACTTTAAATCTACAGATCTTAGGATCGGTCAAACGGTAGTTCCCGGTCATTTCATTCTTCAGAAATTTAAGGGATATCATCGTATGCCAATGTTAAAAAGGTTTGAGCTTGTGGTGAAAGATATCCAGACATTTGTCAGAGAGGCAAAAGGGCAGAAGCTTACAGGAAGAGATAAGGCAAGGATATGGGAAGCTATACCACGTATGTTTAAGTTTAACAACGTGTTTGACCTCTACAAGGATTTTTATCAATGGATCAGTAGGCCGGACCTATTCAAAACAGACCAAAACATGGGGTTAGAATATGCTGATGTCTTTCCTTTAATATATTTCCGTTTACGTCTGGAAGGGATCAGTACTTTTGATCGCGTGAAACACCTGCTGATTGATGAGATGCAGGATTACACTCCTGTTCAATATGCGGTATTGTCAAGATTGTTTCCATGCAGAATGACCATTCTGGGAGATATCAGTCAGACGGTTAACCCATACAGCGCTTCGTCAGCAGAAACTATAGAACGGGTATTCCCATCAGCGGATATTGTAAAGCTTAATAGAAGTTACAGATCTACATGGGAGATTACTGCCTTTGCTCAGCGTATCGTGCCTAATCCTGATATCATCCCAATGGAAAGGCATGGCCAGGAGCCTGTTGTTTCCCGTTTCAATAGCAATGAAGAGGAGCTGGAGGCTATTAAAAAGATGATCGCTATTTTCAGAAATTCAGGAAATCAATCTCTTGGAATTATATGCAAGACAAAACAACAGGCAGAGAAAGCTTATGATGCTTTAAAAGCTGAAGGAGTTAATTTGCTTACAGATGAGTCTATCGCTTTTAAAGAAGGTGTCAACATTAGTTCTGCTCATTTGGCTAAAGGTCTTGAATTTGATGAAGTGATTGTTCCATTTGTGACAGCAAGTAATTATAAAACGGAGGCAGATAAAAGCATGTTGTATATAGCATGTACACGTACGATGCACAAGTTGACAATTACTTATGCAGGGGAGGTAACAGGATTTTTATTGGAATAA
- a CDS encoding TonB-dependent receptor plug domain-containing protein, whose protein sequence is MSIPAINLTTASDTSGFYSLSFETSDTLEVVFLMHGYNTQKLMVWDSQVLDIKLVSEHNLLKEITILGEDTSYLSSDVQMSKINLSMKQVNSVPSLFGERDVIKVLQLMPGVQKGREGNTAMYVRGGGPDQNLIMLDGMLFYNASHLYGFFSLFNSDVLQNVEFTKGAFPARYGGKLSSVLDMTMKEGNKKEYHGEAGIGILSSKLMLEGPIKKDKCFFIIGARRSYMDLLVSPFLPDTMKASYYFYDINAKVNWDINRRNKISLSFYNGKDNFKSNYKDFDFANKVNLNWNNLLGNLVWDNIISDKLSSKISVGASKFYLMTKQYMFDDSTPYEYAYNSSIKDITLKYQIIYEPHEKHTVNGGVQMIFHHYVPGAYIEKSDGKAADRSDQPVDSQEMSLYVEETGRLSPFFSYNIGGRLTRYSVRNKVYIKPEPRVSMAFHLTKKFAIKTSYAEMNQYSLMLAQSILGPPLDLWVPATDKITPQNSKQMALGIAKDFNHSVSFTAEGYYKRSSNLVDYKEGASFLVKDVDNFNQYYTWEDQVTQGKGWAYGSEFMLHKKTGRISGWMAYTLSWNWMQFQEINLGKKYPAKYDHRHDASVVLIYKPNEKFSLSVTWVYSSGNAYTIPTSIARTLNGTPIGGPWGNSSGKYYTVYAPKNSYRMPAYHRLDLGAQFQKKLKRNISRVWDVSIYNVYNRENPYYYFLAKDGYSGQDRRYAKYKMKKIVLFPIIPSVSYRLIF, encoded by the coding sequence GTGAGCATACCTGCAATCAATCTGACAACAGCTTCAGATACTTCAGGATTTTATTCTCTTAGTTTTGAGACAAGCGATACACTGGAAGTTGTCTTTCTGATGCATGGATATAATACACAGAAATTAATGGTCTGGGATTCTCAGGTACTTGATATCAAACTTGTTTCAGAACATAACCTTTTGAAAGAGATTACCATCCTTGGAGAAGATACAAGTTATTTAAGCAGTGATGTACAAATGAGTAAAATTAACCTGTCGATGAAACAGGTGAACAGTGTTCCGTCATTGTTCGGAGAAAGAGATGTGATCAAAGTACTGCAACTGATGCCCGGCGTGCAAAAGGGAAGAGAAGGGAATACTGCCATGTACGTCCGGGGAGGCGGTCCTGATCAGAATCTTATTATGTTGGATGGTATGCTTTTTTATAATGCTTCGCATTTATACGGGTTCTTTTCTCTTTTTAATTCAGATGTGCTTCAGAATGTAGAATTTACCAAAGGAGCTTTTCCAGCGAGGTATGGAGGCAAACTGTCTTCTGTGTTGGATATGACCATGAAAGAGGGTAACAAAAAAGAATATCACGGAGAGGCGGGGATAGGAATTCTTTCTTCCAAGCTCATGCTTGAAGGACCTATCAAGAAAGATAAGTGTTTCTTTATCATAGGAGCAAGAAGGAGTTATATGGATCTCCTGGTGAGTCCGTTTCTTCCTGATACGATGAAGGCTTCTTATTACTTTTATGATATCAATGCCAAAGTGAATTGGGATATCAATCGAAGAAATAAGATCAGTCTGAGCTTTTATAATGGTAAGGATAATTTTAAAAGTAATTATAAGGACTTTGATTTTGCGAATAAAGTTAACTTGAATTGGAATAATTTACTTGGCAATCTGGTCTGGGATAACATTATTTCAGATAAGCTGTCATCAAAGATTTCCGTGGGGGCCAGTAAATTCTATTTAATGACCAAACAATATATGTTTGATGATTCTACTCCTTATGAGTATGCCTATAATTCTTCTATTAAGGATATTACTCTTAAGTACCAAATAATATATGAACCACATGAAAAACATACTGTAAACGGTGGTGTGCAGATGATCTTTCACCATTATGTGCCCGGAGCATATATTGAAAAATCAGATGGGAAGGCAGCGGATCGATCTGATCAGCCTGTTGATTCTCAAGAGATGTCTTTGTATGTTGAAGAGACCGGGAGGCTTTCTCCCTTTTTTTCTTATAACATTGGAGGGAGACTTACAAGATATAGTGTTAGAAATAAAGTTTATATCAAGCCTGAACCCAGGGTTTCAATGGCTTTTCATTTAACTAAGAAATTTGCGATCAAAACATCTTATGCGGAGATGAACCAATATTCCCTAATGCTTGCTCAGTCTATATTAGGTCCTCCTTTGGATTTGTGGGTACCGGCAACTGATAAAATCACACCCCAGAATTCTAAACAAATGGCATTAGGCATTGCCAAAGATTTTAATCATAGCGTTTCTTTTACAGCAGAAGGTTATTATAAAAGAAGCTCTAACCTGGTTGATTATAAAGAAGGGGCAAGTTTTCTTGTCAAAGACGTTGACAACTTTAATCAGTATTATACCTGGGAAGATCAGGTAACCCAGGGAAAGGGCTGGGCTTATGGAAGTGAGTTTATGCTTCATAAAAAAACAGGCAGGATTTCCGGATGGATGGCTTATACACTTTCATGGAACTGGATGCAATTCCAGGAGATCAATCTTGGCAAAAAATATCCTGCCAAATATGATCACAGGCATGATGCATCTGTTGTGTTGATATATAAACCGAATGAAAAGTTTTCGTTATCAGTAACCTGGGTATACTCGTCAGGTAATGCTTATACAATTCCTACAAGTATTGCCCGAACATTAAATGGTACACCCATTGGAGGTCCATGGGGCAATTCTTCTGGTAAATACTATACTGTTTATGCTCCTAAAAACAGTTATAGAATGCCTGCATATCACAGGTTAGATCTTGGAGCCCAATTTCAGAAAAAATTAAAAAGAAATATTTCAAGAGTATGGGATGTCAGTATATACAATGTATATAACCGGGAAAATCCTTATTACTATTTCCTTGCAAAAGATGGGTATTCAGGACAAGATAGGAGATATGCCAAATACAAAATGAAAAAGATTGTTTTATTTCCCATCATACCTTCTGTTTCATATAGACTGATTTTCTGA
- a CDS encoding MBL fold metallo-hydrolase, translated as MKKEQLHQSKDNKSIPVTSVSSGKGRQVRQDIYYYTDQIVNFILFGKPEDNQWILIDTGMPHSSSVVLSAVKERFGENSKPSAILLTHGHFDHVGGVVDLIKEWNVPVYAHPLEFPYLTGEKSYPAPDPTVEGGLLAKVSFIDPVEPINIKAVLKPLPNDHSVPGMPGWQWIHTPGHSPGHVSFFRDEDKALIAGDAFVTVRQDSLYKVIMQKAEVNGPPRYLTTDWKAAWDSVKKLEALHPEIVVSGHGTAMEGKELTQGLLKLTLEFDTIAIPEHGKYV; from the coding sequence ATGAAGAAGGAACAATTGCATCAGAGCAAGGATAACAAGTCCATACCTGTAACATCCGTGTCTAGCGGAAAAGGAAGGCAGGTCAGGCAAGATATTTATTACTATACCGATCAGATTGTAAATTTTATTCTCTTTGGTAAACCGGAAGATAATCAATGGATACTGATAGACACAGGCATGCCTCACTCTTCTTCAGTTGTCTTATCTGCTGTTAAAGAAAGGTTTGGAGAAAACAGTAAACCATCTGCCATACTTTTAACTCATGGACATTTCGACCATGTGGGAGGTGTGGTAGATCTTATCAAAGAATGGAATGTTCCCGTCTATGCGCATCCTCTTGAATTCCCCTACCTGACTGGTGAGAAAAGTTATCCGGCTCCTGATCCCACTGTAGAAGGTGGTTTATTGGCAAAGGTTTCATTTATTGATCCTGTAGAACCTATAAATATTAAAGCGGTGCTCAAACCTTTACCTAATGATCATTCTGTGCCAGGAATGCCCGGATGGCAATGGATACACACTCCGGGACATTCACCGGGACATGTATCTTTCTTTCGTGACGAAGATAAAGCTCTTATCGCCGGAGATGCTTTTGTCACTGTAAGACAAGACTCTTTGTACAAAGTAATTATGCAAAAGGCTGAAGTAAATGGCCCTCCAAGATATCTAACCACAGACTGGAAAGCAGCTTGGGATTCAGTAAAGAAACTGGAAGCACTTCATCCTGAAATTGTAGTATCAGGACATGGAACGGCCATGGAAGGAAAAGAGCTAACCCAAGGCCTTCTCAAACTTACCCTGGAGTTCGACACCATTGCTATTCCCGAACACGGAAAATATGTATAG
- a CDS encoding DUF4249 family protein yields the protein MIRFYLNIFLILISIPFLTSCIKEADEVKVSTSMKDMKIVVRGFVSPIEAKVAISQTLPFFNKNGYSFEEQYITDAKVTVSDGKDTVRLFHQNLNDNEISFYGHTSISPFDFRPGQKLYLNVDLPDGRHVDAITTVPDTIDVIITKSDSIFIDHHWIYGYNCFNRSSNSKYILGVYDYYTRCYVRVKSWNDTVRDYSKQSILFMEYIPSNQSATMDYYYNKNSAEQIYYITYDYLRLFSFNEKLKGYNFSNSLSERPVSVEPLYSYDSTDFSKEPLFTEPIYYDYYSNINGGLGFFEAYQEKIVKLR from the coding sequence ATGATACGTTTTTACTTAAATATATTTTTGATCCTTATATCAATACCTTTCTTAACTTCATGTATAAAAGAAGCCGATGAAGTGAAAGTTTCCACTTCAATGAAAGATATGAAAATTGTTGTGAGAGGATTTGTGAGCCCTATTGAGGCAAAGGTTGCAATAAGTCAAACCTTACCATTCTTCAATAAAAACGGATACTCTTTTGAAGAGCAATATATAACAGATGCTAAGGTAACTGTTTCTGATGGGAAAGATACAGTCAGGTTGTTCCATCAAAATCTAAATGATAATGAAATCTCCTTTTATGGACATACCTCCATATCCCCTTTTGATTTTAGACCTGGTCAAAAATTATATCTCAACGTCGATCTCCCTGATGGAAGGCATGTTGACGCAATTACTACCGTTCCTGATACCATTGATGTAATAATAACAAAATCAGATTCCATTTTTATAGATCATCATTGGATTTACGGTTATAATTGCTTTAACAGATCATCAAATTCAAAGTATATATTAGGAGTTTATGATTATTATACGCGCTGCTATGTAAGAGTTAAATCTTGGAATGATACCGTACGTGATTATTCCAAACAAAGCATTCTGTTTATGGAATATATTCCATCTAATCAATCTGCCACTATGGATTATTATTATAATAAAAATAGTGCTGAGCAAATATATTATATTACATATGACTACCTTAGATTATTCAGTTTTAATGAAAAGTTGAAAGGTTATAATTTCAGTAATTCATTATCTGAAAGACCAGTTTCTGTTGAGCCTCTTTATTCGTATGACAGCACTGATTTTTCAAAAGAACCTTTATTTACCGAACCTATTTATTACGATTATTATTCAAACATAAACGGTGGTTTAGGTTTTTTTGAAGCATATCAGGAAAAGATAGTTAAATTGAGATAA
- a CDS encoding SDR family oxidoreductase codes for MEYKPSSLPAEHLNEQPGSEAEMQLKPEFIRNDYKGSDKLKGKIALITGGDSGIGRSIAVHFAKEGADVSIVYLKEHTDAEQTKKMVEQEGRKCLLISGDIGDQNFCNKAVEETCKQLGGLNILINNAAEQHVKGSLEEITAEQLERTFRTNIYSMFYLAQEALKQMKEGDCIINTSSVTAYRGKESLLDYSSTKGAIVSFTRSLASSLAKKGIRVNAVAPGPIWTPLIPATFPPDKVTSFGKQVPLGRPGQPSEVGPAYVFLASKDASYITGQVIHPNGGEPVES; via the coding sequence ATGGAATATAAACCATCATCATTACCGGCAGAACATCTGAATGAGCAGCCGGGCTCTGAAGCAGAAATGCAGCTTAAACCTGAGTTTATCCGGAATGATTATAAAGGCAGTGATAAGCTTAAAGGTAAAATTGCTTTGATTACAGGTGGAGACAGTGGAATCGGAAGATCCATAGCAGTTCATTTTGCTAAAGAAGGAGCAGATGTTTCAATTGTATATTTAAAGGAACATACAGACGCAGAACAAACAAAAAAAATGGTCGAACAGGAAGGACGCAAATGCCTTCTTATTTCAGGAGATATTGGTGACCAGAACTTTTGCAACAAAGCAGTAGAAGAAACCTGCAAGCAATTGGGTGGTTTGAATATTCTTATCAACAACGCTGCAGAACAGCATGTAAAAGGATCCCTGGAGGAAATTACAGCAGAACAACTGGAAAGAACTTTCCGCACCAATATCTATTCTATGTTTTATCTTGCGCAAGAAGCTTTAAAGCAAATGAAAGAAGGTGATTGCATCATCAATACAAGCTCTGTAACTGCTTATCGGGGAAAAGAATCTCTGCTCGATTATTCATCCACTAAAGGAGCTATTGTATCCTTTACAAGATCCTTAGCAAGCAGTCTTGCAAAAAAAGGGATAAGAGTAAATGCTGTAGCTCCAGGCCCCATATGGACTCCATTAATTCCTGCTACTTTCCCTCCGGATAAAGTAACAAGCTTCGGAAAACAAGTACCACTGGGCAGGCCAGGACAGCCTTCTGAAGTTGGCCCTGCATATGTATTCCTTGCATCCAAAGATGCCTCTTACATAACAGGTCAGGTCATTCATCCTAATGGAGGGGAACCTGTAGAAAGCTAA
- the greB gene encoding transcription elongation factor GreB — translation MKTLLITPEGLEKLKAELDHLWRVERPDTTQKVAWAASLGDRSENADYHYNKKRLREIDRRVLYLRKRITDLKVVNYTPFQEGKVMFGAWVEIQNDRGEQKRFRIVGYDEIFDTTKDYISIDSPMAVALMKKEVGDEVVVKTGAGEFIWRITRIEYQK, via the coding sequence ATGAAAACGCTCCTAATTACTCCAGAAGGTTTAGAAAAATTAAAAGCTGAATTGGATCATTTATGGCGTGTTGAACGGCCGGACACTACGCAGAAGGTAGCCTGGGCAGCAAGTCTTGGAGATCGTTCAGAAAATGCAGATTATCATTACAATAAGAAGCGTTTGCGGGAAATCGACAGGAGGGTGCTTTATTTACGGAAACGTATTACTGACTTGAAAGTCGTGAATTATACACCTTTCCAGGAAGGCAAAGTAATGTTTGGTGCGTGGGTAGAGATTCAAAATGACAGAGGTGAACAAAAACGTTTTCGTATAGTGGGGTATGATGAGATCTTTGATACCACCAAAGACTACATCTCTATAGACTCACCTATGGCAGTCGCCCTGATGAAAAAAGAAGTGGGTGATGAAGTAGTAGTGAAAACAGGTGCGGGGGAATTTATCTGGCGTATTACAAGAATAGAGTATCAGAAGTAA
- a CDS encoding GxxExxY protein: MIKQEYKYSHETSKVIGCAMEVHSSLGNGFQEFIYQRALEIEMEERGIKFSREHEMPIYYKRKHIGTRRVDFLVEGIISVELKAVSRLEPVHLAQALNYLEAYNLEVGLLINFGAKSLEFKRIISNKYR; this comes from the coding sequence ATGATCAAACAAGAATATAAGTATTCTCATGAAACATCAAAAGTGATAGGATGTGCCATGGAAGTCCATTCATCATTAGGTAACGGATTTCAGGAGTTTATTTATCAGAGAGCATTGGAGATTGAGATGGAGGAGCGGGGAATTAAATTTTCCAGAGAACATGAAATGCCTATATACTATAAGAGAAAACATATAGGAACACGAAGAGTAGATTTTTTAGTGGAAGGAATAATATCAGTAGAATTAAAAGCAGTGAGCAGACTGGAACCTGTACATTTAGCTCAAGCCCTTAATTATCTGGAAGCCTATAATCTTGAAGTAGGGTTATTGATAAACTTTGGAGCAAAGAGTTTAGAATTTAAGCGTATCATTAGTAATAAGTACCGCTGA